The candidate division TA06 bacterium genome segment GGAGCATTGACGCTTTGGCTGCTTCTTTTATTCAGCTGGATGGTGGTCAAGGGCGGGGTGGACGGATCGCTGGTCCGGGCCGGAGCGACTGTCTTTGGGGTGGTCTACGTTGCCGGACTTTTGGGACACCTGCTGTTGCTTCGCAATCTGGATGACGTCCTGGGCTTTAAGCTGGCGGTGCTGACCATGGCCCTGATCTGGATCGGGGACACCGGGGCCTATTTCACCGGGATGGCCTTTGGCAAAAGGCCGCTGGCTTCAAAGATCAGCCCCAAGAAATCAATGGAAGGACTGGCTGGCGGAGCGTTGTTTACTTTGGCCGCGGCTTTTCTGATCGCAAGGTTTTGGATATGGGAACTGTCCGCCTGGCAGGCCCTGGTGATCGGGCTGGGGGTGGTCATCTTCGGCACTTTGGGGGATCTGTTCGAATCACTGCTCAAACGCGATGCCGGGGTCAAGGATTCCGGTAACCTGCTGCCGGGCCACGGCGGGGTGCTGGACCGCTTTGACAGCATGATGTTCGCTCTGCCGTTTGTTTACTGGTTCTGCAGGATATTTGTCCTGGGATGAAGCGGGGATACAATGCCACAGAGGTACGGAGACACAGAGGCTTTATAAAACGGACATTTGAATATTTTGTATCGTTTAGAATTTTGAAATTAGTAATTAGATTTTGATAAAAAATGCCCTCAACAGATTTCCTGATAATCGGTTCCGGCATAGCCGGGCTGACCTTCGCTCTAAAAGTCGCCGATCACGGCCGGGTGGTGATCGTCACCAAAAAGGACGACACCGAGTCCAACACCAACTATGCCCAGGGCGGCATAGCCGCTGTGTTCGGCCAGGATGACAGCTCCTCCAGCCATGTCAAGGATACCCTTGAGGCCGGGGCCGGGCTTTCCCACCCGGAAGCGGTTCAGGCCATGGTCTCCGAGGGTCCGGCCCTGGTGGAAAAGCTTTCCCGGCTGGGGGTGGCCTTCACTAAAGGACAGGCCGGAGATCTGGACCTGGGGCGCGAGGGGGGACACTCCAAACGCCGGATCGTCCACGCCAAGGACTATACCGGACAGGAGGTGGAACGGGCCCTGGTGCACCAGATCCGCAGCCATCCCCACATCACCATCCTGGAGCACCATCTGGCCATAGATCTGATCATGTCCCAAAGCGGCGGGGAAGAGGCCTGCCGCGGTGCCTACGTGCTTGAGCCAAAGACCGGAAAGATCCTGGAGTATGCAGCGGGCGTCACCCTGCTGGCGGCCGGAGGCTGCGGGCAGGCCTTTCTGCACACCACCAACCCGGCCATCGCCACCGGGGACGGCATAGCCATGGCTTACCGGGCCGGGGCCGCCGTGGCCAACATGGAGTTCATGCAGTTTCATCCCACCACCCTGTATCAGGATTCGCTGGACGAGAACGAGAGATCGTTCTTGATCTCCGAAGCGGTGCGGGGCGAGGGCGCGGTATTGCGCGACCTGAAGGGCCGGGCCTTCATGCCGGAATATCACAAGCTGGCCGACCTGGCTCCCCGCGATGTGGTGGCCCGGGCCATAGACAGCGAGCTGAAGGCCTCCGGAGATTTCCACGTCAACCTGGACATTGCCCCGATAGGGCTGGAGAAGTTCCATGACCGGTTCCCCAATATCAGCCAGGGCTGCGCCCAGCGGGGCATTGATCTTTTAAAAAACCTGATCCCGGTGGTGCCGGCGGCCCACTACATGTGCGGCGGAGTGAAGACCGGCCTGGACGGACGGACCAGCATCAAAGGTTTGTATGCCGCCGGGGAGACTGCCTGCACCGGCGTCCACGGGGCCAACCGGCTGGCCTCGAACTCCCTGCTGGAGGCGCTGGTTTTTGCCGACCGGGCGGCCACGGCCGCCGTCAGGGAAAAACCGGAAGCGTCTGCTGTTCCGGCCTGGGATTACGTCGGTTCTGTTCCCAGCCGGGAGAAGGTGGTGATCCGGCAGAACCGGCTTTCCATCCGCTGGCTGCTGTGGAATTACGCCGGGATCGTGCGGAACGACAAAAGGCTGTGGTGGGCCAAAAACCGCCTGCAATCCATTATGGACGAGATCCACGATTATTACTGGAAGTACCATGTCAGCCCCGACCTGGTGGAACTGCGCAACATTGCGGCCGTGGCTAAAATGATCATAGACTGCGCCATCCAGCGCAAGGAGTCGCGGGGCCTGCATTACAACCAGGATCATACAGAACGGGATGATGTGAATTACGGGAAGGACACAGTGATAAGGATGGCGGAATGAACGCTTATGACCACAATATAACTATCTGGGCAATTCATCCAACTACGTATGCCTTAGGCTACTTCGTCGGACGCGTGAATTGCCCCAATGAGTACCACCAATGACACAAAAACCCTCATATTTCTGGCCGGTGATGGCCCTGGGTGTGATAGGGATATCCTTCGGCTCCATCCTGATCAAGCTGTCCACCGCCCAGCCGCTGGCCATAGCCTTTTACAGGCTGTTGTTCTCCGGACTGCTGATGCTGCCGTTCTATTTCCACCAACCGGGGCCGAAAAGAATATCCCCGGGCGATCTGGGCTGGATCGCCCTGTCCGCCTTGTTCCTGAGCCTGCACTTCGTGACCTGGGTCTATTCCCTCAGCTTTACCTCGGTCACCAGTTCGGTGGTGCTGGTGACCATAAATCCCCTGTTCGTCAGCATCCTGGGCTGGGTCTTAATGAGGGAGAAGACCGGACCCCGGATACTGGCCGCCATCGCGGTGGTGGTGGCCGGCGGGGCCATCATCGGGGGAAGGGCGCTGGCGGCGGGCGGGATGGGAAACCTGGGCAACCTGCTGGCCCTGGCCGGGGCGCTGATGGCCTCGGGCTATCTGCTGACCGGGCGGCACCTGCGGAAGAGGCTGAGCCTGGTGACCTATACCACCATTTGTTATTCCATGACGGCAGTAATACTATTGATGGCTTCCCTGGTTGCCAAGACGCCGCTGGGCGGTTTCTCCAGGATAAATTATCTTTACTTTGCGCTGATGGCCATCGGCCCGCAGCTGTTGGGACACAGCATTTTCAACTGGGGGCTTAAGTATCTGCCCACCCCGCGGATCGCCATGCTGATCATAGCCGAACCGGTGGGCGCGACCATTCTGGCTTTTCTGGTGCTTAAGCAGATGCCGTCAATCTTTGAGATGATAGGTGCGGTGTTCATCATGGCGGGGGTGTATATCTCGGCGCAGGAAGGTAAAGGGTCCGCAGTCGCATAAAGTATAAGGAGTAACAAAAAAGCCCTGACGATCTCTCGTCAGGGCTTTTAACTTGGGTCTTGGATCTATCTAAAACGAATCGTAATACGCCAGTTTCACCGTTCTGCCGATCCTGCCGGCATCGGTGTCTTGCTCTCCGTTTCTCAGGACATTCTTCAGGTCGGCCTCCAGCATCAGGCGGTTGCTGAACAGCCAGCGCAATCCCACGTTCAGGTAGCCATAGCCTTCACCGTACTGGTCGTCGTTGAGATTGTCGTTAAATGCGCCGTCATATTCGGCCACCATCCAAAGCTCTGGGTTCAGGGATTTTTCCAAGCCAACGTAAAAATCAACTTCGTTGTCTTCGCTGTGGCGCTCTTCCAGGCTGTAGCTGGCCCCGCCGTGAAAGGCCAGGGTGCCCAGGAATTTGTAGTTCTTGCTGGCTGCGGCATAGAATCCGCGGGATTTGATGAAATAGCGGCTTCCGGCCCAGTAGCCGAATCCCTGGTTGTCAAACCCTACCGCAATGGCCGGCATGGCGTAGCTCTCGTCAAAGATGCGGTACTTGACCTGGAATCCCGGTTGGGGGTTCCAATTGATGTTGCCGTAGCCGATGATATTGTCCCCGCCGTAGGAGAAACCAAGATTAAGGCGGTCAAAAAGCCCAAAGCTCAGGCCGAACAGCAGACCGCCCACCGGCTGCATTCGCAGATTGACCGAGTATTGGGCCCGGTTCAAAGTGCCGGCGGTGGGCATGTCCACCAACTGCTCAAACTGCAGGGCCAGACAGGGCAAAGCCGCCAGCAACAGCAGGGAAGATACAAGCAATATCCGCAATGTTTTCATATTCCCTCTTATAAATTGTGTGTATGCTTTAGGACTATACAATATATAGTGATTATATAACAAAAATAGCCGAAAAATCAAGCAAAATCGGAAGAAAACTGGGAAACCTTTTCCCACGCTTGCACGCCAAAGCGCTTCAGCGCGCAGGCACGAGATAAACGAAAAAACACGAAAAAATACCATATACTTTTTATAGTGTATGGTAAAAGAAAATGAATCCGCGTTTATCTGCGTAAATAGTTCGACTAAGGCTTCGGCAGGGCTCAGCCGCACCGCTCACTACGGCGTCCGCGTCCTATTAAAGGTGCCCTGGTTCAGTCGTTCTGGCCGTTGCGCTGGTAGTTGTTTCTCTTGCGGGGCGGGGCCGGGTTCCATTTGCCGCCCAGTTTAAAGTGCGGGCCCTGGAGCAGTTCGGTCAACCCGGTGAACAACTGGTGTTCTACTTTCACTTTTATGTTCTTGGGCTTGATCTTCACCGGCAGGCCGTTCTCCCCCTTAACCGAGAATACCACCGGGCAGTTCCCGGGGTGCCCGTCCAACAGTTTGGTCAGGGCCTGGTTGAATTTCTGGTCCAATTGGTCTTCTTCCAGGGAGATCTCCAAGAACTCCACCAGTTTTCCGCTGACCTGCTCCAGCGGGAACAGGTCGGCCACCACTAATTTGGGGTATTCATTTTCCTTGGTGGAAACGCTGCCGGCCACCAGCACCAGGGTGTCCTCTTTTATGAACTCCCGCTTGCTTTCGAACAGGTCGGCAAAGACCACTATTTCGCAGAAGCCGGTCAGATCCTCCAGGCTGACGAAGCCCATGGGCTTTGAACCTTTGGGAGTGTAGATCTTGAAGCTGGAGATCAGCCCGCCCACTATCACCTGGTCGTTGTCGTCAAGCTCGGCCAGCTGGCTGATGGTGTGGGTGGCCAGGCTTTTCAGCTCGGCGGTGTGCTTCTCCAAAGGATGCCCTGAAAGATAGAATCCCAGCGCTTCCTTCTCGTAGACCAGAAAAGCCTTGCGGTCGATGGGATGGGGGGCTTTGGCCGGAGCCGCCTGGGCCTTGGCGGCGGCCGGAGGGACTGACACGCCGGCGTCGAACATCAGGGTCTGGCCCTTCATCTGATCCTCCCGGGCCTGGGCCGCCCGGATCATCAGGTCGTCCAGCCTTTCCAGCAGGGCGGTGCGGTCGGGATCCAGGCTGTCGAAACAGCCGGCCTTGATCAGGCTCTCCAAGGCCTTGCGGTTGACCAGACGGGCGTCGGCCCGCTCCAATACCTGTTCTATGGAAACGAAATCGCCGCCGGCCTGGCGGGCCTTGATGACCGACTCCACCGCCGAGGAACCAACGTTCTTGACCACTCCCATGCCCAGCCGGATCGATCCTTCTTCCGGGGAATAGGCGTAGAGGCTTTTGTTGATGTCCGGGGGCAGGAGGGTCAGCTTGGACTCGCGGCAGTTGGCCATGAAGGCCATGGTCTTGGCGGTGTCGCCCATCACGCTGGTCAGCAGAGCGGCCATGTATTCCAAGGGATGGTGGGCTTTGAGATAGGCGGTCTGGTAGGCCAGCACCGCGTATCCGGCGGCGTGTGACTTGTTGAAGCCGTAGCCGGCAAACTTGGCCAGGGTGTCGAATATCTTTTCGGCCTTTTCCTTGGGTATCTTGTTCACAGTATGGCAGCCCTTGATAAAGGCCGGGCGGTGCTTCTCCAGGTCCTCCTGCTTCTTCTTGCTGATGGCCTTGAGCATCAGGTAGCCGGCCCCCAGGCTGTAGCCGGCCAGGGCCTGCACCGCCTGCATCACCTGTTCCTGGTAGATCATCACTCCGTAGGTGTCCCTGCAGATGGGCTCCAGCAGGGGATGCTCGAACTCGATCCTCTCCTGGCCGTTCTTGCGCTTAAGGAAATCCTCGATCAGGTCCATGGGGCCGGGACGGAACAGGGAGATGATGGCGATCAGGTCCTCGATGGAGGCGGTTTTGAATCTGACTGTCAGGTCCCGCATCCCCGCCGATTCCAGCTGGAACAGGCCGATGGTGTCGCCCCGCCGCAGCAGTTCAAAGGTAAGGGCGTCGTCGTAGGGGATTTTTTCAATATCGATCTTAACGTCCTTGGCGGCCAGCATCTCCAGGGTCTGCTCGATCACGGTCAGGTTGCGGAGGCCCAGAAAATCCATCTTCAGCAGGCCACACTTCTCCAGCCAGCCCATGTCGAACTGGGTGGAGATGTCTCCGGTCTTGGGGCTTTTGAACAGAGGCAGGTAGTCGGTCAGCCGGCCGGGGGTGATCACCACCCCGGCGGCGTGGGTGGAGGCGTTGCGGATCCGGCCCTCCACCGCCTGGGCCACCTCTATCACTTCCACGAACCGGGGATCGGATTTTATCAATTTCACCAGGTCGGGGGTGGTCTTCAGCGACTCGGAGATGGTCTTGCCGAAGGGGATCAGCTTGGCCAGCCGGTCGGCCTCGCTGTAGGCCAGCTTGTAGGCCCGGGCCACGTCCCGGATGGCCGCCTTGGCCTGCATGGTGCCGAAGGTGATGATCTGGCAGACGCTGTCCTTGCCGTATTTCTCGATCACGTAGTCTATCATCCGGTCCCGCTTGTTGTCGCCGAAGTCGATGTCGATGTCGGGCATGCTGATCCGCTCTGGGTTCAAAAAACGCTCGAATAGAAGGTGGTATTGCAGGGGATCGACGTCCGTTATCCCCAGGCTGTAAAGCACCAGGCTGCCCACCGCCGAGCCGCGGCCCGGGCCCACCGGGATCTGGCTCTTTTTGGCGTAATCCACGAAATCCTTGACCACCAGAAAGTATCCGGCAAAGTTCATCTTTTCGATGATCTCCAGCTCCCGCAACAACCGCTCCCGCTGGCCGGGGGTGGGCTGGCCGAACCTTTTGCTGAGTCCGGTCTCGGCCAGGTGCTTAAGATAAGCGTTCTGGCTGGGAAATTCCGCCGGGACATTGAAGTGGGGCAGATGCAGCTTGCCGCAGGTCAGCTGGTCCAGGGTCAGGTTGCAGCGCTCGGCTATGGCCACGGTGTTTTCCAGGGCTCCGGGAATATGTCCGAAAAGTTTGACCATCTCCTCGGGCGAGCGGAAATAAAAACTCTGGTTGGAGAACTTCAGCCGCTTCTCGTCGTCCAGGGTGGTGCCGGTCTGGATGCAGAGCAGCACATCGTGGACCTTGGCGTCCTTGGCTTCAAGATAATGGACGTCGTTGGTGGCCACCAGGCCGATCCCCAGCTCCTGGCTCAGGGCGATCAACCCGGGGTTGATCACCTTTTCATCCTCCATCCCGTGGTCCTGGATCTCCAGGTAAAAATCCGGCCCGAATAGGTCCTTGTAAAACAGGGCTGCGGCTCTGGCCTTTTCCTTGTCCCCCTTGAGCAGGGCCTGGGGGATCTCGCCCTTGGTGCAGGCCGACATGGCCACCAGGCCTTCGGCGTGCTGCGACAAAAGCTCCTTGTCTATCCGGGGCTTGCGGTAAAAGCCCTCCAGGTAGGCCAGTGAGGAGAGCACCAGCAGGTTCTTATAGCCTTTTTCGTTCCGGGCCAAAAGCAGCAGATGGTAGGAGGTGTCATCGGTCTCGGCCAGGGCATGGTCAGTGCGTCCCTTGGGGGCCACATAGGTCTCGATCCCGATGATGGGCTTGATGCCGGCGCTGCGGGCCTGGGTGTAAAAGTCCAGCGCCCCGAACATGTTGCCGTGGTCGGTGATGGCCAGGGCCGGCAGCTTGTACTGCACTGCTTTGGCGATCAGGTCCTTGACCGGGATCAGTCCGTCCAGGATGCTGTACTCGGTGTGAACGTGAAGGTGGGCGAAGCGGGTGTGGGGCATCTTATAGCTTGGGATTTGTGGTTTGGGATTTGATGTTTGGGATTGGGCAACAATATCCAGTAGTCAGTATTCAGTAGCCAGTAAAAGCTAAACTGTAAACTTTTGAACAGTAAACTGTTTTATCAGTCTTCCAGGTCCGAGACATTCTGGGGAACCTGGTTTTTATCCAGCGGCAGGTTAAGGGGATTGGCGCAGTATTTTTCCTTGCAGCGGGGGCAGAGCCAGAAAAGGAACTCCCGGTGGACCTCGCCCTCCAGCAAATGCTCCGGCACCCCGGCGGTCTGGTCGTCGATCTTCTTGAGAAGCGAGGCCAGGTCGGTGCCGTGGGCCAGCTTGATCACCCCGTCAAAACCCTGCTGCAGCATCACCTTCAGATGGTAAAAGCTGCTGCCGGGCGGCAGGGGCCGCTGGCATTTATTGCAGCGTCTCATATGTTTGAATAGTTTCTGTTCATACTGGTTTAGGATATCACTTAATGTTTGGCTTGTCAATATCAAACTAATTTTAAATCGGGATTCTGCGTTAAGGATCTGCATTGCATGGGCAGTTATTTTTATTGACTTTTATCCGGCGTATGGTATTATTATGATACTACTAACCTGTTAATCATAATTGTTGAGGATATCAATGAAACGTTCAGTTCTGTTGGCCGCATTGCCGGTAATGTTACTGCTGACCCTAACCGCCCCGGCACGGGCCGACTGGGTGACCGCCACCGTTACCACGGGAAACTTTCCCCAGGCCGTGGCCGTAAACCCGGTAACAAACAAGATCTACGTGGCGAATTACTGGAGCAACAACGTGACGGTGATCGACGGGGCGACCAATGGCACAACCACCGTGGCCGCGGGCACAAATCCCTGTGCCGTGGCGGTGAACCCGGTGACCAACAAGATATACGTGGCCAATGAAGGCACCAATACCGTGACGGTGATCGACGGGGCGACCAACGACACCACCACCGTGGCCGCGGGCACAAATCCCTGTGCCGTGGCAGTGAGCCCGGCGACCAACAAGATCTATGTGGCGAATTACTGGAGCAACAACGTGACGG includes the following:
- the nadB gene encoding L-aspartate oxidase — protein: MPSTDFLIIGSGIAGLTFALKVADHGRVVIVTKKDDTESNTNYAQGGIAAVFGQDDSSSSHVKDTLEAGAGLSHPEAVQAMVSEGPALVEKLSRLGVAFTKGQAGDLDLGREGGHSKRRIVHAKDYTGQEVERALVHQIRSHPHITILEHHLAIDLIMSQSGGEEACRGAYVLEPKTGKILEYAAGVTLLAAGGCGQAFLHTTNPAIATGDGIAMAYRAGAAVANMEFMQFHPTTLYQDSLDENERSFLISEAVRGEGAVLRDLKGRAFMPEYHKLADLAPRDVVARAIDSELKASGDFHVNLDIAPIGLEKFHDRFPNISQGCAQRGIDLLKNLIPVVPAAHYMCGGVKTGLDGRTSIKGLYAAGETACTGVHGANRLASNSLLEALVFADRAATAAVREKPEASAVPAWDYVGSVPSREKVVIRQNRLSIRWLLWNYAGIVRNDKRLWWAKNRLQSIMDEIHDYYWKYHVSPDLVELRNIAAVAKMIIDCAIQRKESRGLHYNQDHTERDDVNYGKDTVIRMAE
- a CDS encoding phosphatidate cytidylyltransferase; amino-acid sequence: MEQTNKQEFRPKDRSAKNIFSGLGLRSLVAVLGIPALLATVYYGGWWLGAAVLALSLLGLWEFYGLARAKGIIPLTAWGLAGGALLWHCFINPTFIAAGALTLWLLLLFSWMVVKGGVDGSLVRAGATVFGVVYVAGLLGHLLLLRNLDDVLGFKLAVLTMALIWIGDTGAYFTGMAFGKRPLASKISPKKSMEGLAGGALFTLAAAFLIARFWIWELSAWQALVIGLGVVIFGTLGDLFESLLKRDAGVKDSGNLLPGHGGVLDRFDSMMFALPFVYWFCRIFVLG
- a CDS encoding DNA polymerase III subunit alpha, which produces MPHTRFAHLHVHTEYSILDGLIPVKDLIAKAVQYKLPALAITDHGNMFGALDFYTQARSAGIKPIIGIETYVAPKGRTDHALAETDDTSYHLLLLARNEKGYKNLLVLSSLAYLEGFYRKPRIDKELLSQHAEGLVAMSACTKGEIPQALLKGDKEKARAAALFYKDLFGPDFYLEIQDHGMEDEKVINPGLIALSQELGIGLVATNDVHYLEAKDAKVHDVLLCIQTGTTLDDEKRLKFSNQSFYFRSPEEMVKLFGHIPGALENTVAIAERCNLTLDQLTCGKLHLPHFNVPAEFPSQNAYLKHLAETGLSKRFGQPTPGQRERLLRELEIIEKMNFAGYFLVVKDFVDYAKKSQIPVGPGRGSAVGSLVLYSLGITDVDPLQYHLLFERFLNPERISMPDIDIDFGDNKRDRMIDYVIEKYGKDSVCQIITFGTMQAKAAIRDVARAYKLAYSEADRLAKLIPFGKTISESLKTTPDLVKLIKSDPRFVEVIEVAQAVEGRIRNASTHAAGVVITPGRLTDYLPLFKSPKTGDISTQFDMGWLEKCGLLKMDFLGLRNLTVIEQTLEMLAAKDVKIDIEKIPYDDALTFELLRRGDTIGLFQLESAGMRDLTVRFKTASIEDLIAIISLFRPGPMDLIEDFLKRKNGQERIEFEHPLLEPICRDTYGVMIYQEQVMQAVQALAGYSLGAGYLMLKAISKKKQEDLEKHRPAFIKGCHTVNKIPKEKAEKIFDTLAKFAGYGFNKSHAAGYAVLAYQTAYLKAHHPLEYMAALLTSVMGDTAKTMAFMANCRESKLTLLPPDINKSLYAYSPEEGSIRLGMGVVKNVGSSAVESVIKARQAGGDFVSIEQVLERADARLVNRKALESLIKAGCFDSLDPDRTALLERLDDLMIRAAQAREDQMKGQTLMFDAGVSVPPAAAKAQAAPAKAPHPIDRKAFLVYEKEALGFYLSGHPLEKHTAELKSLATHTISQLAELDDNDQVIVGGLISSFKIYTPKGSKPMGFVSLEDLTGFCEIVVFADLFESKREFIKEDTLVLVAGSVSTKENEYPKLVVADLFPLEQVSGKLVEFLEISLEEDQLDQKFNQALTKLLDGHPGNCPVVFSVKGENGLPVKIKPKNIKVKVEHQLFTGLTELLQGPHFKLGGKWNPAPPRKRNNYQRNGQND
- a CDS encoding YjbH domain-containing protein; protein product: MKTLRILLVSSLLLLAALPCLALQFEQLVDMPTAGTLNRAQYSVNLRMQPVGGLLFGLSFGLFDRLNLGFSYGGDNIIGYGNINWNPQPGFQVKYRIFDESYAMPAIAVGFDNQGFGYWAGSRYFIKSRGFYAAASKNYKFLGTLAFHGGASYSLEERHSEDNEVDFYVGLEKSLNPELWMVAEYDGAFNDNLNDDQYGEGYGYLNVGLRWLFSNRLMLEADLKNVLRNGEQDTDAGRIGRTVKLAYYDSF
- a CDS encoding EamA family transporter, giving the protein MTQKPSYFWPVMALGVIGISFGSILIKLSTAQPLAIAFYRLLFSGLLMLPFYFHQPGPKRISPGDLGWIALSALFLSLHFVTWVYSLSFTSVTSSVVLVTINPLFVSILGWVLMREKTGPRILAAIAVVVAGGAIIGGRALAAGGMGNLGNLLALAGALMASGYLLTGRHLRKRLSLVTYTTICYSMTAVILLMASLVAKTPLGGFSRINYLYFALMAIGPQLLGHSIFNWGLKYLPTPRIAMLIIAEPVGATILAFLVLKQMPSIFEMIGAVFIMAGVYISAQEGKGSAVA
- a CDS encoding YncE family protein → MKRSVLLAALPVMLLLTLTAPARADWVTATVTTGNFPQAVAVNPVTNKIYVANYWSNNVTVIDGATNGTTTVAAGTNPCAVAVNPVTNKIYVANEGTNTVTVIDGATNDTTTVAAGTNPCAVAVSPATNKIYVANYWSNNVTVIDGATNGTTAVAAGTNPRAVAVNPETNNIYVAN